The Xanthomonas sp. CFBP 8443 genome has a window encoding:
- the purL gene encoding phosphoribosylformylglycinamidine synthase — protein sequence MIVLEGASALSPFRRARLETRLQSVVPGLRIAGAWHVYFIDSDADAAVDTATAQRILQAQDAPIAAEAGTCSRYVVPRLGTRSPWSSKATELVRGAGLAIRRVERGTRLDLAGWPQDAIQQAALAKLLHDPMTQSLLDSATQAQALFQAPARGDVERIALDQLEAANARLGLALAQDEIDYLRQRFGELGRDPADVELMMFAQANSEHCRHKIFNASWSIDGKEQERSLFRMIKHTHQQTPQHTLSAYSDNAAVVEGHPAARYRPDPASGEYRSEPVTPSAFCIKVETHNHPTAIAPFPGASTGAGGEIRDEGATGRGGKPKAGLTGFSVSHLRIPTLPQPWEGERPLNPRMAPALEIMLEAPLGGAAFNNEFGRPNLLGYFRSFELPEAQDLTRAYDKPIMLAGGLGAIDRIQVEKIRLQPGDAVIVLGGPAMLIGLGGGAASSVASGDSAEDLDFASVQRDNPEMERRVQEVIDRCVALGTDNPIRWFHDVGAGGLSNAIPELLHDSSVGGIIDLDRVPSDDPSLSPMQLWCNESQERYVLGVPQARLAEFAAICERERCPFAAVGVATAEERLVVGYGVLGTRDSGLGTRMEQMQAASTLHASTVDLAVPAEPASAESRVPSPESRQHPIDLPMDVLFGKAPKMHRDARQPPAPRWPELDTDTLDLRQAGLRVLAHPAVAAKSFLVTIGDRSVGGLTAREQMIGPWQLPLADCAITLAGFDTYAGEAMAIGERTPLALLDAAAAARMAVGEAITNLCAAPVEALAQVKLSANWMAAANHAGEDARLYAAVKAVGMELCPQLELSIPVGKDSLSMQAQWNVAGTRDRVVGTGDRGPGTGEEQEQDARDPAVADPAAVPGPWSRVPGPGSTTHKSVSPVSLIVSAFAPVADARTQLTPLLAREADSELWLIGLGGGKQRLGGSVLAQVHAEGGLPAFGGPVPDLDDAQRLRAFFELIRDARAAGLLLAYHDRSDGGAFATLCEMAFASRQGLEINLDAWGDDPFRSLFNEELGAVVQIAKEDRAAFADLVERHALTECAQRIARPSTAAVVRVGLAGKTLVEWRWEELFDAWWSVSHALQKLRDNPDSADEERAVARDFAAPGLKPKLAFDPAEDVGAPFVASGQRPKVAILREQGVNGQIEMANAFERAGFRAFDVHMSDLIAGRVDLADFVGLAACGGFSYGDVLGAGRGWATSILERPALRDAFAAFFARPDTFALGVCNGCQMLSQLKDIIPGAEHWPRFLRNRSEQFEARTSLLEVVESPSIFLRGMAGSRIPVAVAHGEGRAEFDTAVDQAAARVALRFVDGNGEVAQRYPLNPNGSPDGITGLTSDDGRVTILMPHPERTQRTLNLSWHPEGWPDDSPWLRMFRNARVWVG from the coding sequence CCGGTCTGCGCATCGCCGGCGCCTGGCACGTCTACTTCATCGACAGCGACGCCGACGCCGCGGTGGATACCGCCACCGCGCAACGCATCCTGCAGGCGCAGGACGCGCCGATCGCCGCCGAGGCCGGCACCTGCTCGCGCTACGTGGTGCCGCGGCTGGGCACGCGCTCGCCGTGGTCGAGCAAGGCCACCGAACTGGTACGCGGCGCTGGCCTGGCGATCCGCCGCGTGGAGCGCGGCACCCGCCTGGACCTGGCCGGCTGGCCGCAGGACGCGATCCAGCAGGCGGCGCTGGCCAAGCTGCTGCACGACCCGATGACCCAGTCGCTGCTGGACAGCGCGACCCAGGCGCAGGCGCTGTTCCAGGCGCCGGCGCGCGGCGACGTCGAGCGCATCGCGCTGGACCAGCTGGAAGCGGCCAACGCGCGGCTGGGCCTGGCCCTGGCCCAGGACGAGATCGACTACCTGCGCCAGCGCTTCGGCGAACTCGGCCGCGATCCGGCCGACGTCGAACTGATGATGTTCGCGCAGGCCAATTCCGAGCACTGCCGGCACAAGATCTTCAACGCCAGCTGGAGCATCGACGGCAAGGAGCAGGAACGCTCGCTGTTCCGGATGATCAAGCACACCCACCAGCAGACCCCGCAGCACACGCTCAGCGCGTACAGCGACAACGCCGCGGTGGTGGAAGGGCATCCGGCCGCGCGCTACCGCCCGGATCCGGCCAGCGGCGAATACCGCAGCGAGCCGGTGACGCCGTCGGCGTTCTGCATCAAGGTCGAGACCCACAACCACCCGACCGCGATCGCGCCGTTCCCGGGCGCCTCCACCGGCGCCGGCGGCGAGATCCGCGACGAGGGCGCCACCGGCCGCGGCGGCAAGCCCAAGGCCGGCCTGACCGGTTTCAGCGTCTCGCACCTGCGCATCCCCACGCTGCCGCAGCCGTGGGAGGGCGAGCGCCCGTTGAACCCGCGCATGGCCCCGGCGCTGGAGATCATGCTCGAGGCCCCGCTCGGCGGCGCCGCGTTCAACAACGAATTCGGCCGGCCCAACCTGCTCGGCTATTTCCGCAGCTTCGAACTGCCCGAGGCGCAGGATCTGACCCGCGCCTACGACAAGCCGATCATGCTCGCCGGCGGCCTCGGCGCGATCGACCGCATCCAGGTCGAGAAGATCCGCCTGCAGCCCGGCGATGCGGTGATCGTGCTCGGCGGCCCGGCGATGCTGATCGGCCTGGGCGGCGGCGCGGCCAGTTCGGTGGCCTCCGGCGACAGCGCCGAGGACCTGGATTTCGCCAGCGTGCAGCGCGACAACCCGGAGATGGAGCGGCGCGTGCAGGAGGTCATCGACCGCTGCGTGGCGCTGGGCACCGACAACCCGATCCGCTGGTTCCACGACGTCGGCGCCGGCGGGCTGTCCAACGCCATTCCCGAGTTGCTGCACGACTCCAGCGTGGGCGGCATCATCGACCTGGACCGCGTGCCCAGCGACGACCCGTCGCTGTCGCCGATGCAGCTGTGGTGCAACGAATCGCAGGAACGCTACGTGCTCGGCGTGCCGCAGGCGCGCCTGGCCGAATTCGCCGCGATCTGCGAACGCGAGCGCTGCCCGTTCGCCGCGGTCGGCGTGGCCACTGCCGAAGAACGGCTGGTGGTGGGATATGGGGTGCTCGGGACTCGGGACTCGGGACTCGGGACTCGGATGGAGCAAATGCAGGCGGCAAGCACGCTGCATGCGTCGACCGTCGATCTTGCAGTTCCCGCTGAACCCGCTTCTGCCGAGTCCCGAGTCCCGAGTCCCGAGTCCCGCCAGCACCCCATCGATTTACCCATGGACGTGCTGTTCGGCAAAGCCCCGAAGATGCACCGCGATGCGCGGCAGCCGCCGGCGCCGCGCTGGCCGGAGCTAGACACCGACACGCTGGACCTGCGCCAAGCCGGGTTGCGCGTGCTGGCGCATCCGGCGGTGGCGGCCAAGAGCTTCCTGGTCACCATCGGCGACCGCAGCGTCGGCGGGCTGACCGCGCGCGAGCAGATGATCGGCCCGTGGCAGCTGCCGCTGGCCGATTGCGCGATCACCCTGGCCGGGTTCGATACGTACGCCGGCGAAGCGATGGCGATCGGCGAGCGCACCCCGCTGGCGCTGCTCGATGCCGCCGCCGCGGCGCGCATGGCGGTCGGCGAAGCGATCACCAACCTGTGCGCGGCGCCGGTCGAGGCGCTGGCCCAGGTCAAGCTGTCGGCGAACTGGATGGCCGCGGCCAACCACGCCGGCGAGGACGCGCGGCTGTACGCCGCGGTCAAGGCCGTGGGCATGGAACTGTGCCCGCAGCTGGAGCTGAGCATTCCGGTCGGCAAGGATTCGTTGTCGATGCAGGCGCAGTGGAATGTGGCCGGGACTCGGGACCGAGTGGTCGGGACCGGGGACCGGGGACCGGGGACCGGGGAGGAGCAAGAGCAGGATGCCCGCGATCCCGCCGTCGCCGATCCTGCCGCTGTTCCGGGTCCCTGGTCCCGGGTCCCCGGTCCCGGCTCCACCACACACAAAAGCGTTTCCCCCGTCTCCCTCATCGTCTCCGCGTTCGCCCCGGTGGCCGATGCGCGCACCCAGCTGACGCCGTTGCTGGCGCGCGAGGCCGACAGCGAGTTGTGGCTGATCGGGCTGGGCGGCGGCAAGCAGCGCCTGGGCGGGTCGGTGCTGGCGCAGGTGCATGCCGAAGGCGGCTTGCCGGCGTTCGGCGGGCCGGTGCCTGACCTGGACGATGCGCAGCGGTTGCGCGCGTTCTTCGAACTGATCCGCGATGCGCGCGCGGCTGGGCTGCTGCTGGCCTACCACGACCGCAGCGACGGCGGTGCCTTCGCAACCCTGTGCGAAATGGCCTTCGCCTCGCGCCAGGGCCTGGAGATCAACCTCGACGCCTGGGGCGACGATCCGTTCCGCAGCCTGTTCAACGAGGAACTGGGCGCGGTGGTGCAGATCGCCAAGGAAGACCGCGCCGCGTTCGCCGACCTGGTCGAGCGCCATGCGCTGACCGAATGCGCGCAGCGCATCGCCCGTCCCAGCACCGCCGCGGTGGTACGCGTGGGGCTAGCCGGCAAGACCCTGGTCGAATGGCGCTGGGAGGAGCTGTTCGATGCGTGGTGGTCGGTGAGCCATGCCCTGCAAAAGCTGCGCGACAACCCCGACAGCGCCGATGAGGAACGCGCCGTGGCGCGCGATTTCGCCGCGCCTGGCCTGAAGCCGAAGCTGGCGTTCGACCCGGCCGAGGATGTGGGCGCGCCGTTCGTCGCCAGCGGCCAGCGGCCGAAGGTGGCGATCCTGCGCGAGCAGGGCGTCAACGGCCAGATCGAGATGGCCAATGCGTTCGAGCGCGCCGGCTTCCGCGCCTTCGACGTGCACATGAGCGACCTGATCGCCGGCCGCGTGGACCTGGCCGATTTCGTCGGCCTGGCCGCCTGCGGCGGCTTCAGCTACGGCGACGTGCTCGGCGCCGGCCGCGGCTGGGCCACCTCGATCCTGGAGCGGCCCGCCTTGCGCGACGCGTTCGCGGCGTTCTTCGCGCGCCCGGACACCTTCGCGCTGGGCGTGTGCAACGGCTGCCAGATGCTGAGCCAGCTCAAGGACATCATCCCCGGTGCCGAGCATTGGCCGCGCTTCCTGCGCAACCGCAGCGAGCAGTTCGAGGCGCGCACCAGCCTGCTGGAAGTGGTGGAGTCGCCGTCGATCTTCCTGCGCGGCATGGCCGGCTCGCGGATCCCGGTGGCGGTGGCGCACGGCGAAGGCCGCGCCGAGTTCGACACTGCCGTCGACCAGGCCGCCGCGCGCGTGGCGCTGCGCTTCGTCGATGGCAACGGCGAGGTCGCGCAGCGCTATCCGCTGAACCCGAACGGCTCGCCCGACGGCATCACTGGCCTGACCAGCGACGACGGCCGGGTGACGATCCTGATGCCGCATCCGGAGCGCACCCAGCGCACGCTCAACCTCAGCTGGCACCCCGAGGGCTGGCCCGACGATTCGCCGTGGCTGCGCATGTTCCGCAACGCGCGGGTGTGGGTGGGCTGA